A section of the Pseudorasbora parva isolate DD20220531a chromosome 2, ASM2467924v1, whole genome shotgun sequence genome encodes:
- the pyya gene encoding peptide YY-A, whose translation MSVMLKPWTVIATLLFCVLLCLGTFVDAYPPKPENPGDDAPPEELAKYYTALRHYINLITRQRYGKRSTSEDVMAELLFGDDTEHKQRSRYDNNYMW comes from the exons ATGTCTGTCATGCTGAAGCCCTGGACCGTCATCGCTACCCTCCTCTTCTGCGTGCTCCTGTGTCTCGGGACCTTTGTGGACGCCTATCCGCCTAAACCAGAGAATCCTGGAGATGACGCTCCTCCGGAGGAACTCGCCAAATATTACACCGCGCTGAGACACTACATCAACCTCATCACGAGACAACG GTATGGAAAAAGATCCACTTCGGAAGATGTGATGGCAGAGCTGCTGTTTGGGGACGATACAGAGCACAAACAGAGATCACg ATATGACAACAATTATATGTGGTGA
- the mpp2a gene encoding MAGUK p55 subfamily member 2a isoform X2: protein MPVAATGTEHVPQVLDTLSDSTSSATANDLDLIFLKGIMESPVSAESLEETRLEAVRDNNVELVQDILRELSPFTHRSNTAAELSRILNQPHFQSLLETHDSVASQTCETPPPSPCAFMEPPINSVPVPADAIRMVGIRKVAGEHLGVTFRIESGELVIARILHGGMIDQQGLLHVGDIIKEVNGREVGDDPRVLQEMLQEASGSVVLKILPSYQEPHPPRQVFVKCHFDYDPANDNLVPCKEAGLMFSSGDILQIVNQEDVNWWQARHVEGGSAGLIPSQLLEEKRKAFVKRDVELSQAANLCTGMVGKKKKKMMYLTTKNADFDRHELLIYEEVAKVPPFRRKTLILIGAPGVGRRSLKNKLLVSDPQHYGTTIPYTSRKPKSADRDNMMYAFTSRSKMEADIKAGHYLEHGEYDGNLYGTKMDSIHEVVEAGRICILDVNPQALKVLRTSEFLPYVVFIKAPEFEVLKDMNRSGIEAGVATKLRTDAELKRTVDESAKIQRVYGHYFDLTVVNDDLEQVYRTLKSSLEQLKGAQQWVPVGWVF, encoded by the exons ATGCCTGTGGCAGCCACCGGCACAGAGCATG TGCCTCAGGTGCTGGACACTCTGAGCGATAGCACCAGCTCAGCCACGGCCAATGACCTGGACCTCATCTTCCTCAAGGGCATCATGGAGAGCCCTGTG AGTGCAGAGAGTCTGGAGGAGACACGACTGGAGGCCGTGAGGGACAATAATGTGGAGCTGGTGCAGGACATCCTGAGAGAGTTGAGCCCCTTTACACACCGCAGCAACACCGCCGCTGAGCTGTCACGCATTCTCAACCAGCCGCACTTCCAG TCTCTGTTGGAGACCCATGACTCTGTGGCCTCTCAGACGTGTGAGACTCCGCCCCCGAGCCCCTGCGCTTTCATGGAGCCGCCCATCAACAGCGTACCGGTGCCAGCTGATGCTATCCGGATGGTGGGCATCCGCAAAGTGGCTGGAGAGCACTTG GGTGTGACGTTCCGCATTGAGAGCGGAGAGCTGGTGATCGCACGTATTCTCCATGGGGGGATGATCGACCAGCAGGGTCTGCTCCACGTGGGTGACATCATCAAAGAGGTCAATGGGAGAGAGGTTGGGGACGACCCTCGTGTGCTTCAGGAGATGCTGCAGGAGGCCAGTGGCAGTGTGGTCCTCAAAATCCTTCCCAGCTACCAGGAGCCGCATCCCCCGAGACAG GTTTTTGTAAAGTGCCATTTTGATTATGATCCTGCCAATGACAACCTCGTCCCTTGCAAGGAGGCGGGACTAATGTTCTCAAGTGGAGACATTCTGCAGATCGTTAACCAGGAAGATGTTAACTGGTGGCAG GCACGTCATGTAGAGGGAGGAAGTGCTGGCCTGATTCCCAGTCAACTTTTGGAGGAGAAAAGGAAAGCTTTTGTGAAGAGAGATGTTGAGCTGTCACAAGCAG CCAATCTCTGCACTGGAATGGTTggcaagaagaagaagaaaatgaTGTATCTGACTACAAAGAATGCTG ATTTTGACAGGCATGAGTTGCTGATCTACGAGGAGGTTGCAAAAGTCCCCCCGTTTCGCAGGAAGACTCTGATTCTGATTGGAGCACCTGGAGTGGGCAGACGGAGTTTGAAGAATAAGCTGCTAGTGTCAGACCCTCAGCACTACGGCACCACCATCCCCT ACACCTCTAGGAAGCCCAAATCAGCAGACAGAGACAATATGATGTATGCCTTCACATCCCGGAGTAAGATGGAAGCTGATATTAAAGCTGGCCACTACCTTGAACATGGTGAATATGATGGTAACCTCTACGGCACCAAGATGGACTCCATCCATGAAGTCGTGGAGGCTGGACGCATCTGCATCCTGGACGTCAACCCACAG GCCCTAAAAGTCCTTAGGACATCTGAGTTTTTGCCGTATGTGGTGTTTATCAAAGCCCCTGAGTTTGAGGTGCTTAAGGACATGAACAGATCTGGGATTGAGGCAGGAGTGGCGACCAAACTACGAACA GACGCAGAGCTAAAGAGGACAGTGGATGAGAGCGCCAAGATTCAAAGAGTGTACGGGCACTACTTCGACCTCACTGTAGTGAATGATGATTTGGAACAGGTGTACAGGACCCTCAAATCCTCCTTAGAGCAGTTAAAAGGAGCTCAGCAGTGGGTCCCGGTTGGGTGGGTCTTTTAG
- the mpp2a gene encoding MAGUK p55 subfamily member 2a isoform X1 — protein MPVAATGTEHAVPQVLDTLSDSTSSATANDLDLIFLKGIMESPVSAESLEETRLEAVRDNNVELVQDILRELSPFTHRSNTAAELSRILNQPHFQSLLETHDSVASQTCETPPPSPCAFMEPPINSVPVPADAIRMVGIRKVAGEHLGVTFRIESGELVIARILHGGMIDQQGLLHVGDIIKEVNGREVGDDPRVLQEMLQEASGSVVLKILPSYQEPHPPRQVFVKCHFDYDPANDNLVPCKEAGLMFSSGDILQIVNQEDVNWWQARHVEGGSAGLIPSQLLEEKRKAFVKRDVELSQAANLCTGMVGKKKKKMMYLTTKNADFDRHELLIYEEVAKVPPFRRKTLILIGAPGVGRRSLKNKLLVSDPQHYGTTIPYTSRKPKSADRDNMMYAFTSRSKMEADIKAGHYLEHGEYDGNLYGTKMDSIHEVVEAGRICILDVNPQALKVLRTSEFLPYVVFIKAPEFEVLKDMNRSGIEAGVATKLRTDAELKRTVDESAKIQRVYGHYFDLTVVNDDLEQVYRTLKSSLEQLKGAQQWVPVGWVF, from the exons ATGCCTGTGGCAGCCACCGGCACAGAGCATG CAGTGCCTCAGGTGCTGGACACTCTGAGCGATAGCACCAGCTCAGCCACGGCCAATGACCTGGACCTCATCTTCCTCAAGGGCATCATGGAGAGCCCTGTG AGTGCAGAGAGTCTGGAGGAGACACGACTGGAGGCCGTGAGGGACAATAATGTGGAGCTGGTGCAGGACATCCTGAGAGAGTTGAGCCCCTTTACACACCGCAGCAACACCGCCGCTGAGCTGTCACGCATTCTCAACCAGCCGCACTTCCAG TCTCTGTTGGAGACCCATGACTCTGTGGCCTCTCAGACGTGTGAGACTCCGCCCCCGAGCCCCTGCGCTTTCATGGAGCCGCCCATCAACAGCGTACCGGTGCCAGCTGATGCTATCCGGATGGTGGGCATCCGCAAAGTGGCTGGAGAGCACTTG GGTGTGACGTTCCGCATTGAGAGCGGAGAGCTGGTGATCGCACGTATTCTCCATGGGGGGATGATCGACCAGCAGGGTCTGCTCCACGTGGGTGACATCATCAAAGAGGTCAATGGGAGAGAGGTTGGGGACGACCCTCGTGTGCTTCAGGAGATGCTGCAGGAGGCCAGTGGCAGTGTGGTCCTCAAAATCCTTCCCAGCTACCAGGAGCCGCATCCCCCGAGACAG GTTTTTGTAAAGTGCCATTTTGATTATGATCCTGCCAATGACAACCTCGTCCCTTGCAAGGAGGCGGGACTAATGTTCTCAAGTGGAGACATTCTGCAGATCGTTAACCAGGAAGATGTTAACTGGTGGCAG GCACGTCATGTAGAGGGAGGAAGTGCTGGCCTGATTCCCAGTCAACTTTTGGAGGAGAAAAGGAAAGCTTTTGTGAAGAGAGATGTTGAGCTGTCACAAGCAG CCAATCTCTGCACTGGAATGGTTggcaagaagaagaagaaaatgaTGTATCTGACTACAAAGAATGCTG ATTTTGACAGGCATGAGTTGCTGATCTACGAGGAGGTTGCAAAAGTCCCCCCGTTTCGCAGGAAGACTCTGATTCTGATTGGAGCACCTGGAGTGGGCAGACGGAGTTTGAAGAATAAGCTGCTAGTGTCAGACCCTCAGCACTACGGCACCACCATCCCCT ACACCTCTAGGAAGCCCAAATCAGCAGACAGAGACAATATGATGTATGCCTTCACATCCCGGAGTAAGATGGAAGCTGATATTAAAGCTGGCCACTACCTTGAACATGGTGAATATGATGGTAACCTCTACGGCACCAAGATGGACTCCATCCATGAAGTCGTGGAGGCTGGACGCATCTGCATCCTGGACGTCAACCCACAG GCCCTAAAAGTCCTTAGGACATCTGAGTTTTTGCCGTATGTGGTGTTTATCAAAGCCCCTGAGTTTGAGGTGCTTAAGGACATGAACAGATCTGGGATTGAGGCAGGAGTGGCGACCAAACTACGAACA GACGCAGAGCTAAAGAGGACAGTGGATGAGAGCGCCAAGATTCAAAGAGTGTACGGGCACTACTTCGACCTCACTGTAGTGAATGATGATTTGGAACAGGTGTACAGGACCCTCAAATCCTCCTTAGAGCAGTTAAAAGGAGCTCAGCAGTGGGTCCCGGTTGGGTGGGTCTTTTAG